GTCCCGGGGCGTGGCAGGAGGCGATGGACCGTGCTGCCGATGCCCACAGGCTGGCCCAGGCGCAGCAGATGGAGAGGGCGGAGGTCTTTCAGCTGGGGGAGGTGGCCAAGCCGGGGCGTTCGCTGGTGGGCTGGGTGGAGGCGGGGGTGGGTGATGCGGATGACACCAGGAAGGGCCGGGCGCAGGTGCGCGACAGCCGGGAGAGTCTGGAGGTTCTGGTTCTCCAGCAGCGGGCCGACGGCAGTGTGGTGACGGTTCCCTGGCTTGGTGAGGGGCGCGGAGGTCTGGAGCTGCCGACGGATGCGGTGCCGTCTGCGGGGGTGGCGCGTGTTGCGGCGGCGTGCGGTCTGCGGCTGCCCTTCGTCTTCTCCCTGCCGGCGGTGCTTGGGCGTGCCATTGAGGAGTTGGAGGGGAACTGCTTCCGTGCGTGGCAGGCGAAAGAGTGCCCTTGGCTGGCCGGGGAGCTGATCTTGTTGCTGGATGAGGAGTGTCACACCCGGCTGGCAGGCTACGACCTTCGCTATACGCCTGCTGATGGGCTGGAGGTGACCCGTGCCGGATGAAGGACCCGAAGTCGTTTGCGCTGCTTTTGACCTGACGTCGAATGCCTGGGTGCGGGTGCTTGGGGAGGACGGCTTAGAGGAGGAGCTGTCGCTCCGGGAAGTCTTCGCGCAGGCGGAGGGGCTGCGCTGTGTGGTGGGTGATCTTCCGACGCAGGACTTTGCGCTGGTACGGCTGCTGCTGGCCATCCTCCACGACGCCCTCGATGGCCCGGCGGACGCGGAGGATTGGCGCCAACTGTGGGAAGACAAGGATTCCTTCGGCCCTGTGGCCAGTTATCTGGACAAGCACCGTGGCAGCTTCGATCTGCTGCACCCTTCCGCCCCGTTCTTCCAGGCCGCCGGGCTGCGGGCCGTGTCCGGGGAGGTGTCCTCGCTCGATCGCGTCGTTGCGGACGTGCCCAACGGCGACCGCTTCTTCACGATGCGGGCCGCCGGCGCCTCGCGGCTGGGATTCGCGGAGGCGGCGCGCTGGCTGGTGCATGTCCACGCCTTCGACTCCTCCGGTATCAAGACTGGCGCGGAGGGAGACCCCAGAGTGAAAGGAGGCCGCGGGTACCCGCAGGGCGTCGCCTGGGCGGGGAACCTCGGCGGAGTGCTGGTCGAGGGCAGCACGCTCAGGGAGACCCTCCTGCTCAACCTGGTCGCAGCCGACACCGGCAACCTTCGCATCGCCAGTCAGGACAGGCCTGCCTGGCGCGGCGCCCGGCTGGGGCCCGCAGAGACCGGTGAACTGGAGCTGGCCCGCCGGCCGTTCGGGCCCCGCGATCTGTATACGTGGCAATCCCGGCGTGTGCGTCTGCACCACGATGCTGAGGGCGTGTACGGGGTGGTGCTCTCTTACGGAGACCGGCTGCACGCACGCAACAAGCACCGGCATGAGCCCATGACCGCGTGGCGGCGAAGCCCGGTCCAGGAGAAGAAGCTGGGCCTGCCGGAGGTCTACCTCCCGAGGGAGCATGACCCGGCACGCAGTGCCTGGCGGGGTCTCGGCGCGCTCGTCGCCGGTAGAACGCCGGGGGCAGAGCAGCGGCAGGAGGCGGCGCAGTACGTGCGCCCCCGCATCCTCGACTGGATCGCCCGCCTGGTCGAAGAGGAGTGCCTGCCGCCCGCTTTCCTCATTCGCGCCCGGCTGACGGGCGCGATCTACGGCACGCAGCAGTCGGTCATCGACGAGGTGGTGGACGACAGCGTCACGATGCCCGTCGTGCTGCTGCACGCGGCCGATCCCCGCCTTGGACAGACGGCCGTCGACGCCGTCGAGGACGCGGACAAGGCGGTCAAGGCGCTGGGAGAGCTGGCCGAAACCCTCGCCCAGGCTGCGGGGAAGGACCCTGAGCCCCACCGGGCGGGCGCCCGTGACCGCGGCTACGCCGAACTGGATGCGCCATTCCGCCGCTGGCTGAGGGACTTCACCCCGGACAGCGATCCGGTGGAGCGTCGGCGCACATGGCAGCGCAGCGCCCACCGTGCGATCAGCCGCCTTGGCACGCAGATGGTGGCCGACGCAGGTGAGGGGGCCTGGCAAGGACGCGTGATCGACACCAAGCGTGGCGAGATGTGGCTCAGCAGCGCCAGTGCCGAGCTGTGGTTTCGCAGAAATCTGCGTGAGGTGCTTCCCCTGTCCGCCGATGAGCCGGCTGCGGTCCAAAGCCCCCGCCTGGCGCCGTCCGAAACCGTTGCGGAGAGCGTATGAGCACCGTTGCAAGGGGCCAGAAGCCGAGCAAGCCCCGGAAACCTCAACGGCAGGTCCCACTCCAGCGGGCCGGCACCGTCGTCGACACATACGTCACCGACCTTCAGAGAGGTTTCCTCGCCGACAGGGCGAGCGCCGTGGCGCTGCTCGCGCAGTTACGCCGCGGCGCGGGCAAGACCCCTGACCAGGTGCCCGAGCTGTGGGGCCTGACGGGCACAGAGGCCCTGTACGCACAAGGGCCGATGGAGGAGGGGCAAGCCGCCCAGGCCGAGACAGCGGTGCACCTCGCGGTCACGCTCTACGCGCTGCACCAGCAATCGCAACGCTCCCGCCGAATGCACGTCCCCGGCATCGAAATCGGTGCCGCCGTACGCCAGCTGATGCCGCCCACCGGGATCGATGAAGCGGTGCGCAAACGCTTCGTGAGGGTCGGCACAGCAGCCACCCCGGGGCTGCTCGCCGTCCGTCTGCGAGAGGTCGTCACCTTGCTGCGGCGCGAGGAGATCCCCTTGGACTATGCCTTGCTCGCCGACCGGCTCTACCAGGCCCAGCAACCGGGGGGAATGCGCCAGGTACGACAGATCTGGGGCCGCAGCTTCCACGCCTACCGCTTCCGCCAACCGGATGACGTCGGCAAGAACACCCCTCCAGACACGCAACCGGTCCAGGACCCGGCATCTGACCAATCTTCCGCATGACGCACCGTCCGCCCCGACGTGCGCCCCATCGCCCCTGTTACCGAGCACCTCTTGACCCGAAGGACATCTGGTGAGCCGTACGATCCTCGAACTCCACCTGTTGCAGACCGTGCCGCCCAGCAATCTCAACCGTGACGACACCGGGGCCCCCAAGAGCGCCATCTACGGAGGAGTGCCGCGAGCCCGGGTCTCCAGCCAATCGTGGAAACGCGCCACCCGACTGGCCTTCGACCAGCTGCTCGACCCCTCCGAACTGGGCACCCGCACCAAGCGGGTCGCGGAGTTCGTCGGCTACCGGATCCGTCAGCTGGATTCGTCCATCGAAGAGGCGGAGTCCCTGCGGCTGGCCGCCGAGACGGTTCGTGCGGCCACCGGGGTCAAGGTCGAGCCCCCCAAGCGCAAGGCGACCAGCGCGCAGGAGGGCAGGGAGAAGGACCCGGCGCCGGAGTCGTCGTACCTGCTCTTCCTCAGCGCGGGGCAGCGCGACGGGCTCGCCCGGCTGGCCGTCGAAGCCCGCGCCGACAGCACAGCGTTCTTCAAGGCCAAAGAGAACAAGGCCCGCGCCAAGGAGATCGCCAATACCCGCCACTCCGTGGACATAGCTCTCTTCGGCCGGATGGTCGCCGACAGCGCCGACATCAACGTGGACGCCGCAGCGCAGGTCGCACACGCCATCAGCGTGCACCGTGTGGAGAACGAGTCCGACTACTACACGGCGGTCGATGACCGTAAGAGCCGCAGGGAAGGAGACCTGGAGGAGAGTGGGGAGGAGGACCGGGGTGCGGGAATGATCGGCACTGTGGAGTTCAACTCCGCCACGCTCTACCGGTTCGCCGCACTGGACGCCGACGCGCTGGCCCGCAACCTCGGCACCGGCCTGCGTGAAGACGAGCCCCCCACGGGCCCGGTGCGCCGCGCGGTGGAAGCGTTCGTAGAGGGCTTCATCACCTCCTTGCCCACCGGCAAGCTCAACACCTTCGGCAACCACACCCTCCCCGACGCCGTCCTGGTCAAGCTGCGCAGCTCGCGCCCCATCAGCTTCGTCAGCGCTTTCGAGGAGCCCACCCAGGAGGAGACCGGTACGGGCAACATGCGGCAGGCGTGCGAGAAGCTCGCCGCCTACGTCCCTGAGATCGAACGAGCCTACGGAGTGGAGGACGACGCGCAGACGTGGGTGCTGCGCGTGGGAAAGAACACCGAGGCGCTGGAGGGCCTGGGCACCTCAGTCTCCCTCCCGGAACTGGTCTCCGCCGCCGGAGAGGCGGTAGCCGCCCGCCAGCAGCCCGAAGCGGGCCAGGAGCCAGAAGCATGAGCGTGCTGGTCCTGCAACTGGCCGGCCCTCTGCAGTCCTGGGGAGCCGCCGCACGCTTCGCCCGCCGCACGACCGAGGCCGCGCCCACCAAGAGCGGTGTGATCGGACTGCTGGCCGCGGCGCAGGGGCGTGAGCGCACCCAGGATCTGACTGATCTGGCCCGGCTGCGATTCGCGGTACGCGTCGACCAGCCCGGCACGCGTATCCGGGACTACCAAACGGCTCATCACTTCGATACCGGCAAGTCCATGCCGGTATCGGAGCGCTTCTACCTGGCGGACGCGGTCTTCGTTGCCGCCGTCGAAGGCGAGGACACCACCATCGAGGGGCTTCACCAGGCACTGCGGACACCTGTCTTCCTGCCTTACCTGGGCCGCCGTTCCTGCCCGCCCTCGCGCCCCGTGGAACTCGGCGTCCGTACCGGTCGCGGCCTGGAGGACGTGCTGAGCACCGAACCGTGGCAAGCCTCCCCCTGGCGGCAGCGGCGGCACCGTGAGCAGACGGTGGAGCTGGAAGCCTTCATCGAGACCCAAGGCGGGCTCGGCGACCGCCTCCGGGACCAGCCGCTCAGTTTCGACCCGGCCCACCGCCAGTACGCGCACCGCGGTGTCAAAAGCTATTCCGTGCCGCTTGCGACCCCGTGCCGCCGGCGCCGCGGCCCTCAAGTGCCCGACCACGACCCGACCACAGTGCTAGGGGGAGACGCATGTACCTGACCCGCTTCCGCCTCAACACCGCACGCGCCGGGGCCCGTCGACTGCTCTCCTCGCCCCAGATGCTGCACGCCGGGGTGATGTCTTCCTTCGCACAGCTCCTCCCGCCACCCGGGGAAGCGGCCAAGAGCGGCCCACGCGTGCTGTGGCGGGTGGACCGCAGCGCCAAAGCCGCAGTGCACCTGCACATCGTCAGCCACACCAAGCCCGACCTCACACACCTCGTCGAGCAGGCCGGCTGGCCCACAACCCCCGACGGCTGGCAAAGCTACGAGTACGCACCCTTCCTCTCCCGCCTGAAGGCCGGGGACACGTGGGCCTTCCGCCTCACCGCCAACCCGGTCCACCACATCCGCCGCAAAAACGGCGAGCCGATCAAGCGCACCGCGCACATCACTCCCCGCCACCAGATCGGCTGGCTGCTCAAACGCCAGCAAGCCGCCGGCTTCGAAGTGCTGGAGAAACCAGCGGCGCAACGGCTGCTGCCCGAGAGCGACGAGTGGCAGATCATGGTCCACGACCGCCGCAATCTCAACTTCGGCAAGACCGGCGAACAACCTCGAGGCTCCCAGTCGCGCAACCGCGTCTCACTGGTCACCGCCACCTTCGACGGCCGGCTGCGGATCACCGACCCGGAGGCGCTGCGTCACGCCCTGACCGCAGGCATCGGCAAGGCCAAGGCGTACGGATGCGGACTGATGACACTCTCCCCGGCGGAGTAAGCCATGCCCACCGTCGGCAAGCGCCGCGCCTCCACCCCTCGTGAGCTGACACGGGCCGCGGACCGCATGTCTTTCCTCTATCTGGAGCGGTGCACCGTCCACCGCGACGCCAACGCCATCACCGCCGAGGACGCAGAGGGCATCACCCACATTCCCTCGGCGACCATTGGCACCCTGCTGCTTGGCCCCGGTACACGCGTCACCCACCAGGCGATGAGCGTGCTGGGGGAAAGCGGCGCCGGCGTGGTGTGGGTGGGGGAGAGCGGCGTCCGTTTCTACGCGGGAGGCCGCTCCCTCACCCGCTCCTCGGCGCTTGTCGAGGCGCAGGCCACGAAGTGGGCCAGCCGCCGCTCCCGGCTGGAGGTGGCACGCGCCATGTACGCCATGCGCTTCCCCAGCGAAGACCCTTCCGGATGCAACCGCCGCGAACTTCTCGGCCGGGAAGGCACACGGGTCAAGGACTTCTACCGCAGGGAAGCAACCCGCGTCGGTATTCCATGGAATGGCCGTCACTACACTCCCGGCGCGTTCGAATCCGGTGACGCTGCCAATCAGGCCGTCACCGCCGCAGCGCAGTGCACCTACGGCATCGCCCAGGCCGTCGTCGCCGCCTTGGGCTGCGCACCCGGCCTGGGCTTCGTCCACTCCGGCCACGAACTCGCATTCGTCCTCGACATCGCCGACCTCTACAAGACCGAGATCGGCATCCCCGTCGCCTTCGAAGTGGCCGCCGAAAGCGAGGAAGAGGTCGGACCCCGCACACGCCGCGCGTTGAGAGACCGCGTCCACGAGGCCGGCCTCCTCGAACGCTGTGTCTCCGACATCAAACACCTGCTCATGGACCCCACCGCGAATTCAGCGGAAGCCGCTGACCCATACGAAGACCGGGTCACCCTCCAGACCGATAGCGGCGAGGTTGAATCCGGCCGCAACTACTCCGACGGAATCATCTGGTGACCGTCATTGTCCTCACCACCTGCCCGGTCGGTCTGCGAGGCTTCCTGACCCGCTGGCTTCTGGAGATCGCCCCCGGTGTTTTCCTCGGCAGCCCCTCCGCCCGGATCCGAGAAGCCCTGTGGACAGAGGTCCAGCACTACGCCGGCACCGGACGGGCACTGCTCGCCTACACCACCAACAACGAACAGGGATTCACCTTCCGTACCCATGACCACAAGTGGCAACCGACCGACCACGAGGGCCTCACCCTCATCCGCCGCCCGAAGCAGCCGGGCTCCGCGGCACCAACTCCGGCGAGGCCGCCCGAACGCGGCTGGAGCAAAGCCTCGAAACGACGGCGGTTCGGAAACCGTTAGCACTGATAAATTCAGGAAGTGCACCAAATGTCGCGTTCGGAGAAAGTGGTAAAACACGGCTTCTCGGCGCGCTGAACACGCTGGTCAACGAGAGTGCTCCCCGCGCCCGCGGGGATGGTCCCACCTCGCGATCCCGGCCGTTCCCCCCCCCCGCCCCGTGCTCCCCGCGCCCGCGGGGATGGTCCCGCGGCGTGCCGCGCGGGCGCCAGCTTCGCGCGGTGCTCCCCGCGCCCGCGGGGATGGTCCCTGCTGGAAAGCAACCGTGGCGACGTGGACGTGGTGCTCCCCGCGCCCGCGGGGATGGTCCCGGTCACCGTGACGGGAACGCGAACGGAACCGTGTGCTCCCCGCGCCCGCGGGGATGGTCCCCGTCGTGCGGCCAGATGCCGCACGCGGGCCTTGTGCTCCCCGCGCCCGCGGGGATGGTCCCGGTCACCGTGACGGGAACGCGAACGGAACCGTGTGCTCCCCGCGCCCGCGGGGATGGTCCCCGTCGTGCGGCCAGATGCCGCACGCGGGCCTTGTGCTCCCCGCGCCCGCGGGGATGGTCCCGCCGTGGTGTTGGGGCGGGTGCGGCTGCTCCAGTGCTCCCCGCGCCCGCGGGGATGGTCCCTTGAGACAGGCCACCACCGCCGCCGCCTTTTTGTGCTCCCCGCGCCCGCGGGGATGGTCCCGACGCCCCCGAGATCACCTTTGAAGTCCAGCGGTGCTCCCCGCGCCCGCGGGGATGGTCCCGGAGGTTGGCGGGGACCACGTCGCCGATCTCTGTGCTCCCCGCGCCCGCGGGGATGGTCCACATTCGTGAGAACGCTCAAGTTTCCGTATTGGGTGCTCCCCGCGCCCGCGGGGATGGTCCCTGGCCGCGCAGGTTGTTGGACCTGGGGGCTCGGTGCTCCCCGCGCCCGCGGGGATGGTCCCTCGTCCCAGTCCCCGCCGAAGAGGCGGACTCCGTGCTCCCCGCGCCCGCGGGGATGGTCCCGCTGCGCTTCCTCCTCAGCACGGGGAACGTCCGTGCTCCCCGCGCCCGCGGGGATGGTCCCCGGCTGCTGGCGCAGCGCACGTCACCGGAGGAGTGCTCCCCGCGCCCGCGGGGATGGTCCCGGTTACCTGATTTCTGCTTCTACCTCAGTCAGGTGCTCCCCGCGCCCGCGGGGATGGTCTCGCCGCGTCCAAGAGCGGATTGCCCAGCTCGCGGTGCTCCCCGCGCCCGCGGGGATGGTCCCGCCACGATCATTGACGGCGTCGCCGAGAAGAAGTGCTCCCCGCGCCCGCGGGGATGGTCCCGTCCTGCCCATGGCGGACTGGGACTTCGAGATGTGCTCCCCGCGCCCGCGGGGATGGTCCCAAGACGCCTCACAGCGGCTACCGGAGCAGCCGGTGCTCCCCGCGCCCGCGGGGATGGTCCCGCCCCGCTTCAGCGCGTTGAACGCCGGTTTGAGTGCTCCCCGCGCCCGCGGGGATGGTCCCTCGACCTCGAACT
The sequence above is a segment of the Streptomyces sp. NBC_01775 genome. Coding sequences within it:
- the casB gene encoding type I-E CRISPR-associated protein Cse2/CasB, yielding MSTVARGQKPSKPRKPQRQVPLQRAGTVVDTYVTDLQRGFLADRASAVALLAQLRRGAGKTPDQVPELWGLTGTEALYAQGPMEEGQAAQAETAVHLAVTLYALHQQSQRSRRMHVPGIEIGAAVRQLMPPTGIDEAVRKRFVRVGTAATPGLLAVRLREVVTLLRREEIPLDYALLADRLYQAQQPGGMRQVRQIWGRSFHAYRFRQPDDVGKNTPPDTQPVQDPASDQSSA
- the cas5e gene encoding type I-E CRISPR-associated protein Cas5/CasD, encoding MSVLVLQLAGPLQSWGAAARFARRTTEAAPTKSGVIGLLAAAQGRERTQDLTDLARLRFAVRVDQPGTRIRDYQTAHHFDTGKSMPVSERFYLADAVFVAAVEGEDTTIEGLHQALRTPVFLPYLGRRSCPPSRPVELGVRTGRGLEDVLSTEPWQASPWRQRRHREQTVELEAFIETQGGLGDRLRDQPLSFDPAHRQYAHRGVKSYSVPLATPCRRRRGPQVPDHDPTTVLGGDACT
- the cas6e gene encoding type I-E CRISPR-associated protein Cas6/Cse3/CasE, whose translation is MYLTRFRLNTARAGARRLLSSPQMLHAGVMSSFAQLLPPPGEAAKSGPRVLWRVDRSAKAAVHLHIVSHTKPDLTHLVEQAGWPTTPDGWQSYEYAPFLSRLKAGDTWAFRLTANPVHHIRRKNGEPIKRTAHITPRHQIGWLLKRQQAAGFEVLEKPAAQRLLPESDEWQIMVHDRRNLNFGKTGEQPRGSQSRNRVSLVTATFDGRLRITDPEALRHALTAGIGKAKAYGCGLMTLSPAE
- the cas2e gene encoding type I-E CRISPR-associated endoribonuclease Cas2e, with the translated sequence MTVIVLTTCPVGLRGFLTRWLLEIAPGVFLGSPSARIREALWTEVQHYAGTGRALLAYTTNNEQGFTFRTHDHKWQPTDHEGLTLIRRPKQPGSAAPTPARPPERGWSKASKRRRFGNR
- the cas7e gene encoding type I-E CRISPR-associated protein Cas7/Cse4/CasC, which encodes MSRTILELHLLQTVPPSNLNRDDTGAPKSAIYGGVPRARVSSQSWKRATRLAFDQLLDPSELGTRTKRVAEFVGYRIRQLDSSIEEAESLRLAAETVRAATGVKVEPPKRKATSAQEGREKDPAPESSYLLFLSAGQRDGLARLAVEARADSTAFFKAKENKARAKEIANTRHSVDIALFGRMVADSADINVDAAAQVAHAISVHRVENESDYYTAVDDRKSRREGDLEESGEEDRGAGMIGTVEFNSATLYRFAALDADALARNLGTGLREDEPPTGPVRRAVEAFVEGFITSLPTGKLNTFGNHTLPDAVLVKLRSSRPISFVSAFEEPTQEETGTGNMRQACEKLAAYVPEIERAYGVEDDAQTWVLRVGKNTEALEGLGTSVSLPELVSAAGEAVAARQQPEAGQEPEA
- the casA gene encoding type I-E CRISPR-associated protein Cse1/CasA, which encodes MPDEGPEVVCAAFDLTSNAWVRVLGEDGLEEELSLREVFAQAEGLRCVVGDLPTQDFALVRLLLAILHDALDGPADAEDWRQLWEDKDSFGPVASYLDKHRGSFDLLHPSAPFFQAAGLRAVSGEVSSLDRVVADVPNGDRFFTMRAAGASRLGFAEAARWLVHVHAFDSSGIKTGAEGDPRVKGGRGYPQGVAWAGNLGGVLVEGSTLRETLLLNLVAADTGNLRIASQDRPAWRGARLGPAETGELELARRPFGPRDLYTWQSRRVRLHHDAEGVYGVVLSYGDRLHARNKHRHEPMTAWRRSPVQEKKLGLPEVYLPREHDPARSAWRGLGALVAGRTPGAEQRQEAAQYVRPRILDWIARLVEEECLPPAFLIRARLTGAIYGTQQSVIDEVVDDSVTMPVVLLHAADPRLGQTAVDAVEDADKAVKALGELAETLAQAAGKDPEPHRAGARDRGYAELDAPFRRWLRDFTPDSDPVERRRTWQRSAHRAISRLGTQMVADAGEGAWQGRVIDTKRGEMWLSSASAELWFRRNLREVLPLSADEPAAVQSPRLAPSETVAESV
- the cas1e gene encoding type I-E CRISPR-associated endonuclease Cas1e encodes the protein MPTVGKRRASTPRELTRAADRMSFLYLERCTVHRDANAITAEDAEGITHIPSATIGTLLLGPGTRVTHQAMSVLGESGAGVVWVGESGVRFYAGGRSLTRSSALVEAQATKWASRRSRLEVARAMYAMRFPSEDPSGCNRRELLGREGTRVKDFYRREATRVGIPWNGRHYTPGAFESGDAANQAVTAAAQCTYGIAQAVVAALGCAPGLGFVHSGHELAFVLDIADLYKTEIGIPVAFEVAAESEEEVGPRTRRALRDRVHEAGLLERCVSDIKHLLMDPTANSAEAADPYEDRVTLQTDSGEVESGRNYSDGIIW